In one Arachis duranensis cultivar V14167 chromosome 9, aradu.V14167.gnm2.J7QH, whole genome shotgun sequence genomic region, the following are encoded:
- the LOC107464622 gene encoding NADH dehydrogenase [ubiquinone] 1 alpha subcomplex subunit 2 isoform X2: MAWRGHLSKNIRELRFLMCQSSPASSSARTFVEKNYKELKTLNPKLPILIRECSGAEPQLWARYDFGVEKGIKLEGLSEAHISKALEDLVKAGESLKA, encoded by the exons ATGGCATGGAGAGGACATCTTTCAAAGAACATAAGGGAGCTTAGGTTTTTGATGTGCCAGTCGTCACCTGCAAGCTCATCTGCAAG GACATTTGTGGAAAAGAACTATAAGGAACTCAAGACTTTGAACCCGAAATTGCCAATACTGATCCGTGAATGCAGTGGAGCGGAACCCCAACTATGGGCAAGATATG ATTTTGGTGTTGAGAAAGGAATCAAACTGGAAGGCTTGTCGGAGGCACATATCTCCAAGGCACTTGAAGATTTGGTGAAAGCTGGAGAGTCCTTGAAAGCCTGA
- the LOC107464625 gene encoding NADH dehydrogenase [ubiquinone] 1 alpha subcomplex subunit 2 produces MAWSGNLSKNIRELRFLMCQSSPASSSARTFVEKNYKELKTLNPKLPILFRECSGAEPQLWARFDFGVEKGIKLEGLSEAQISKALEDLVKAGEILKA; encoded by the exons ATGGCGTGGAGTGGAAATCTTTCAAAGAACATAAGGGAGCTTCGGTTTCTGATGTGCCAGTCATCACCTGCAAGCTCATCTGCAAG GACATTTGTGGAAAAGAATTATAAGGAACTGAAGACATTGAACCCAAAATTGCCAATACTGTTCCGCGAATGCAGTGGAGCTGAACCCCAATTATGGGCGAGATTTG ACTTTGGTGTTGAGAAAGGCATCAAATTGGAAGGCTTGTCTGAGGCACAGATCTCCAAGGCACTTGAAGATCTGGTGAAAGCCGGAGAGATTTTGAAAGCTTGA
- the LOC107464622 gene encoding NADH dehydrogenase [ubiquinone] 1 alpha subcomplex subunit 2 isoform X1 produces MAWRGHLSKNIRELRFLMCQSSPASSSARTFVEKNYKELKTLNPKLPILIRECSGAEPQLWARYDFGVEKGIKLEGLSEAQISKALEDLVKAGESLKA; encoded by the exons ATGGCATGGAGAGGACATCTTTCAAAGAACATAAGGGAGCTTAGGTTTTTGATGTGCCAGTCGTCACCTGCAAGCTCATCTGCAAG GACATTTGTGGAAAAGAACTATAAGGAACTCAAGACTTTGAACCCGAAATTGCCAATACTGATCCGTGAATGCAGTGGAGCGGAACCCCAACTATGGGCAAGATATG ATTTTGGTGTTGAGAAAGGAATCAAACTGGAAGGCTTGTCGGAGGCACAGATCTCCAAGGCACTTGAAGATTTGGTGAAAGCTGGAGAGTCCTTGAAAGCCTGA